Proteins encoded by one window of Candidatus Obscuribacter sp.:
- the xdhB gene encoding xanthine dehydrogenase molybdopterin binding subunit — translation MIEANKPTPKNIPHDSAVGHVSGSSVYIDDMPFQSNEVLVDYLGSPYARGRVLSLDLADALAVPGVVGLYTYRDLHSNKFGPILQDEILLVEEIAEFIGQPVVVIAALSREAIKIAKQKIQLTMEELTPVLTVDQAIEQELFIDRTYKIERGDVDHAMEQAPHTISGRLTMGGADHFYLESQACLVCPGEYNQLVVHSSTQNPSEVQHEVAHLLGLNLNQVVCITKRMGGGFGGKECQATHPAVMAALVAQKTGRPARFVMSKDDDMMYTGKRHPFQNDYKIAFDDNGLILALDGQLYADGGAYNDLSTAVLGRALTHIDNAYYIPNLRVVGRIAKTNFPPNTAFRGFGGPQGVLTIESIIEEIAAYLKKDALDIRRLNCYGVDERNVTHYGQTLEQNTLPQLFDQLTVSSDYKARRAQIDAFNASSKTHLKGLALTAVKFGISFTNKFLNQANALVNVYQDGTIQVSTGATEMGQGVNTNLKIIVSDEFGIDADQVIVMATSTEKNNNTSATAASSATDLNGSAAQIACRKIKQGMAMVAAKHFGYTQETTDNANIVFANGTVYDAKVPTDKLTFKQLVGMTYRERVSLGERGHYATPSIHFDWNIGQGSPFLYFTNGVAAAEVLIDRFTGELKVDRVDILMDIGKSLNPGINRGQIIGAFFQGMGWLTLEDLRYSTKGALLSHSPTTYKVPGVYDLPRVFNVDVIDNDNTVNVRGTKAVGEPPLLLGISVWAAVKNALSYVSGSRLPALNTPASGEEILYRLTMFEEAPSKDPLWGEGGMVLIRGVSYAHGVSKSGNSPAFSSGDAAVSMMHNQDS, via the coding sequence ATGATTGAAGCTAATAAACCAACTCCCAAAAATATTCCACATGATTCGGCTGTCGGTCATGTTAGCGGCTCATCGGTTTATATCGATGATATGCCCTTTCAGTCCAACGAAGTCCTCGTGGACTATCTGGGCTCTCCTTATGCCAGGGGGCGTGTCCTCTCGCTAGATCTTGCTGATGCCCTTGCTGTGCCAGGCGTAGTGGGACTTTATACTTATCGTGATTTGCACTCTAATAAATTTGGTCCGATACTGCAAGATGAGATTTTGCTGGTAGAAGAAATTGCTGAGTTTATTGGTCAGCCTGTGGTGGTGATTGCAGCACTCAGCCGCGAAGCAATCAAAATAGCCAAGCAAAAAATACAGCTGACTATGGAAGAACTGACTCCGGTCCTCACTGTGGATCAAGCTATAGAGCAAGAGCTCTTTATTGACCGCACATATAAGATAGAGCGCGGTGATGTGGACCATGCCATGGAGCAGGCGCCGCATACAATCAGTGGACGTCTCACCATGGGCGGTGCTGATCATTTTTATCTTGAGTCGCAAGCCTGTCTCGTTTGTCCCGGCGAGTACAATCAGCTAGTAGTCCATTCCAGCACCCAAAACCCCTCAGAGGTACAGCACGAAGTAGCACATCTATTGGGACTCAATCTTAATCAAGTAGTCTGTATCACTAAGCGTATGGGTGGAGGCTTTGGTGGCAAGGAGTGTCAGGCTACTCATCCGGCAGTGATGGCAGCTCTTGTGGCGCAAAAGACCGGACGCCCAGCCCGTTTTGTCATGTCCAAAGACGACGACATGATGTATACCGGCAAGCGTCATCCCTTCCAAAACGATTATAAGATTGCTTTTGATGACAATGGCTTGATACTGGCTCTTGATGGGCAGCTTTATGCTGATGGCGGCGCTTATAACGATCTCAGCACCGCTGTCCTCGGTCGCGCTTTGACTCACATAGATAACGCTTATTACATCCCCAATCTGCGTGTTGTCGGTCGCATCGCTAAGACCAACTTCCCGCCTAACACTGCCTTTAGAGGCTTTGGTGGACCGCAGGGTGTGCTCACTATCGAGAGCATTATCGAGGAGATTGCTGCTTATCTCAAAAAAGACGCTTTAGATATCAGACGACTCAATTGCTACGGTGTCGATGAGCGCAATGTCACTCATTATGGTCAAACACTTGAGCAAAATACTCTGCCTCAGCTCTTTGATCAATTGACAGTGAGCAGCGATTACAAAGCGCGTCGGGCACAAATAGATGCCTTTAATGCCAGCTCCAAAACCCATCTCAAAGGTCTTGCCCTGACAGCAGTCAAGTTTGGTATATCGTTTACCAATAAATTTCTCAATCAAGCTAATGCTCTAGTCAATGTCTATCAAGACGGTACTATCCAGGTTTCTACTGGCGCTACTGAGATGGGTCAGGGTGTCAATACCAACCTCAAAATCATTGTCTCCGATGAGTTTGGCATTGATGCTGATCAAGTCATTGTCATGGCTACTTCCACCGAAAAGAACAACAATACCTCTGCTACTGCTGCCTCTTCAGCCACAGATCTTAATGGCTCTGCTGCACAAATAGCCTGTCGTAAAATCAAACAGGGCATGGCTATGGTGGCGGCAAAGCACTTTGGCTACACTCAAGAAACCACAGACAATGCCAATATAGTGTTTGCCAATGGCACTGTATATGATGCCAAAGTGCCAACTGATAAGCTGACCTTTAAACAGCTAGTCGGTATGACTTACCGTGAGCGTGTCAGCCTCGGTGAGCGCGGGCACTATGCTACGCCCAGTATCCATTTTGACTGGAATATCGGTCAGGGTAGTCCGTTTTTGTATTTTACAAATGGTGTTGCTGCTGCCGAAGTATTAATTGACAGATTTACCGGTGAGCTAAAGGTAGACCGTGTCGACATCCTTATGGATATTGGTAAGTCACTCAATCCTGGCATCAACCGCGGTCAAATTATTGGAGCGTTTTTTCAGGGGATGGGTTGGCTCACTCTGGAGGATTTGCGTTACTCCACTAAAGGTGCGCTTTTATCGCACTCGCCCACTACTTACAAAGTCCCTGGTGTATATGATCTGCCCCGCGTCTTTAACGTGGATGTAATCGACAACGACAATACGGTCAACGTGCGTGGCACCAAGGCGGTAGGCGAGCCACCGCTGTTGCTCGGTATCTCAGTATGGGCGGCTGTCAAAAACGCCCTCTCCTATGTCTCTGGTAGCCGTCTACCAGCGCTTAATACACCCGCCAGTGGCGAAGAAATCCTCTACAGACTGACTATGTTTGAGGAAGCTCCCTCTAAAGATCCGCTCTGGGGCGAAGGTGGTATGGTCTTAATCCGTGGTGTGTCTTATGCCCACGGGGTGAGCAAGAGCGGCAATAGCCCTGCCTTTAGCAGTGGGGACGCAGCTGTGTCCATGATGCATAACCAGGATAGCTAA
- a CDS encoding XdhC family protein, with amino-acid sequence MERDFYRVAQELTQSRAAFVVVTIVDTVGSVPHGRGGRMIVQGGTIVYGTVGGGKVEQAALREAIAMLDGTIKERNHIVNWQLDRDIGMTCGGSVRVYFELCDLSHWHIVIFGAGHCASALTKLLVELDCQLTIVDTRAEWLDKIPARAGVDKMLVAQYGDYVERLGDKCYVLLMTMGHSTDSPVLVKILQRFPGNLPYLGVIGSKAKAVRLKADLLAAGVHPSIAEQFYCPIGLPLGGNSPAEIAVSVAAQLLQVRDSSAKA; translated from the coding sequence ATGGAGCGAGACTTTTACCGAGTGGCGCAGGAGCTGACGCAGTCTCGCGCTGCTTTTGTGGTGGTCACTATTGTCGACACTGTTGGTAGCGTGCCGCATGGACGCGGTGGCAGAATGATAGTGCAGGGCGGCACTATCGTTTACGGCACTGTCGGTGGTGGCAAGGTGGAGCAGGCGGCTTTGCGCGAAGCAATAGCCATGCTAGATGGCACTATCAAAGAGCGCAACCATATTGTCAACTGGCAGCTGGACCGCGATATCGGCATGACCTGTGGTGGCTCTGTGCGAGTCTATTTTGAGCTTTGTGATTTGAGTCACTGGCATATTGTTATCTTTGGCGCCGGGCACTGTGCTAGCGCACTGACTAAGCTCCTGGTGGAGCTGGATTGCCAGCTGACGATAGTCGATACGAGAGCCGAGTGGCTGGATAAAATACCGGCTCGGGCTGGCGTTGATAAGATGCTGGTGGCTCAGTACGGTGACTATGTCGAGCGCTTAGGCGACAAATGCTATGTCTTACTCATGACCATGGGGCACTCTACTGACAGCCCAGTGCTGGTCAAAATTTTGCAGCGCTTCCCCGGTAATTTGCCCTATCTTGGTGTGATTGGTAGCAAAGCTAAAGCGGTCCGCCTTAAGGCCGATCTGTTGGCAGCAGGGGTGCATCCATCGATAGCTGAGCAGTTTTATTGTCCAATCGGCCTGCCTCTAGGCGGCAACTCGCCAGCCGAAATAGCGGTGAGCGTAGCGGCCCAGCTCTTGCAAGTGCGCGACAGCTCAGCTAAAGCTTGA
- a CDS encoding thioredoxin family protein translates to MKKYLFALVAFVLFCSQQAAIAGKCGNIYLYEDFNQGLQAANANRKWYLVILSASWCGPCHSMEQNVMTTAPVQKFLAQNCVVAKLDIDKPGPAAIKKQCEVEAIPALVIYYPNGKIKAVREGGPGDPDSFIQAVTQLISGR, encoded by the coding sequence GTGAAAAAATATCTATTTGCTTTAGTGGCTTTTGTACTGTTTTGCTCCCAGCAAGCAGCCATAGCTGGTAAGTGCGGCAATATCTATCTCTACGAGGATTTTAACCAGGGCTTGCAAGCGGCTAACGCCAACCGTAAGTGGTATCTGGTGATATTGAGTGCTAGCTGGTGTGGTCCCTGCCACAGCATGGAGCAAAACGTCATGACCACAGCTCCTGTGCAAAAATTTCTCGCCCAAAACTGTGTTGTCGCCAAGTTGGATATTGATAAGCCGGGCCCAGCCGCCATCAAAAAGCAGTGTGAGGTAGAAGCCATCCCTGCTCTCGTCATCTATTATCCCAACGGTAAAATTAAAGCTGTTCGCGAAGGTGGTCCTGGCGATCCAGATAGCTTTATTCAGGCAGTAACTCAGCTGATTTCAGGTCGCTAG
- a CDS encoding tetratricopeptide repeat protein, giving the protein MSSHNTSRYVLIAGMLCLNTGLSIVSVAAQQAKPPDGGTAGSADANKTAAPQTDKAIATMQKQAAALVQQKHYKEARDLYLQVLGRQEFLSGKTSKELIGPLNDIVKTSCMAGACYDAMPQLKRLLEIKRATYGNNYADLPFNLQLMGEACEKKGKYAEALNYFNQAVEAQKRIGGSKNNIDMMLAINTGRALEHLNQKPAAKKLYLNLLSQAKQRNLPEDDTVYKAINARMAKLKGSTK; this is encoded by the coding sequence GTGTCTAGTCATAACACCAGTCGCTATGTTTTGATTGCTGGCATGCTTTGCCTCAATACTGGTCTGTCCATTGTGTCTGTGGCAGCTCAGCAAGCCAAGCCACCAGATGGTGGTACTGCTGGTAGTGCTGATGCTAACAAGACTGCCGCGCCACAGACTGACAAGGCTATAGCAACGATGCAAAAACAAGCCGCTGCTCTGGTCCAGCAAAAACACTATAAAGAGGCTCGGGACTTGTATTTGCAGGTACTCGGCAGACAAGAGTTTTTGTCAGGCAAAACTTCCAAAGAGCTAATTGGTCCTCTCAATGACATAGTCAAAACTAGCTGTATGGCTGGAGCTTGTTATGATGCGATGCCACAGCTCAAGCGCTTACTTGAGATCAAGCGGGCTACTTACGGTAATAACTATGCTGATCTGCCTTTTAATTTGCAGCTTATGGGCGAAGCCTGCGAAAAGAAAGGTAAGTACGCTGAGGCTCTAAACTATTTCAATCAGGCTGTAGAAGCACAAAAGCGCATCGGTGGCAGCAAGAACAACATTGATATGATGCTTGCTATCAATACAGGCAGAGCGCTTGAACATTTAAACCAAAAGCCAGCCGCCAAAAAGCTTTATCTCAACTTGCTCAGTCAGGCTAAGCAGCGTAATCTGCCTGAGGACGATACTGTTTATAAGGCTATTAATGCCCGTATGGCAAAACTAAAGGGATCGACAAAATGA